The following proteins come from a genomic window of Salvia hispanica cultivar TCC Black 2014 chromosome 4, UniMelb_Shisp_WGS_1.0, whole genome shotgun sequence:
- the LOC125185552 gene encoding heavy metal-associated isoprenylated plant protein 30-like yields MGKLVKRLFGPLFSAFAYYYQDHHHTAHFQAMPKARPISLQTVELKVRMCCNGCERVVKEAIHKLRGVDSVEVELEMEKVTVLGYVDRNKVLKAVRRAGKRAEFWPYPNPPLYFTTANQYFKDTTVEYKESYNYWRHGYNMPDRHGSLPVTQRGDDKVSNFFNDDNVNACHIM; encoded by the exons ATGGGTAAGTTGGTAAAGAGGCTATTCGGCCCTTTGTTTTCTGCCTTTGCTTATTACTATCAAGATCATCATCACACTGCTCATTTCCAAGCCATGCCTAAGGCTCGCCCTATCTCTCTTCAG ACAGTGGAGCTCAAAGTTAGGATGTGTTGCAATGGATGCGAAAGAGTAGTCAAAGAGGCCATTCACAAACTCCGAG GGGTGGACTCGGTCGAGGTGGAGTTGGAGATGGAGAAGGTGACGGTGTTGGGATACGTTGACCGGAATAAGGTGTTGAAGGCCGTGCGGAGGGCGGGGAAGAGGGCGGAGTTTTGGCCGTACCCTAACCCACCACTCTACTTCACAACGGCCAACCAATATTTCAAGGACACTACGGTCGAGTACAAAGAGAGCTACAACTATTGGCGCCACGGCTACAATATGCCCGACCGCCACGGCTCGCTGCCCGTCACCCAACGCGGTGACGACAAAGTCAGCAACTTCTTCAACGACGACAATGTTAATGCATGCCACATTATGTAG
- the LOC125219180 gene encoding protein NTM1-like 9 — translation MKLEALPKGFRFRPTDEELVNHYLRLKINGRHSAVDVIPEIDVCKWEPWDLPALSVVKSDDPEWFFFCPRDKKYPNGYRSNRATEAGYWKATGKDRTIKSRKSSSEGHSHSHVIGIGLKKTLVFYRGRAPKGERTNWIMHEYRATEPDLNGTAPGQGDYVLFRLFHKADERLDNWKCSGVKHMGSVPCTYKSSPDDVSSDVFRETSMLDMQMVEESEEVKKWLKDPADCQTPTNLAPVESCVSDGIDHSGEETAMEVSLPLQTNSMSEGATYNQFNNVDLGALHSHSYEDLVSPIGSPFAADFGYERNGFHFQDGTSEPDASLSELLKGLQNHGNCFYEASTNHKTYDPSENFFPSYIDDPMHAPLAICQDDQCPSFSTDHSPSCHAAEEMDSLANTFGGSFLRRIETFCYPISGKDDNFPVSETGIKIRSRQPRNPPNLMNYASQGTAPRRLRLWLSPRPESKYNDRSKDDESQSLSKQDAEIAHKSDPNLATKHGQNSRVRTPSPKKSGLLSVRGGAGAMKVYVVGVYIAIILSVLIGIWISPKLQLYKVTEPHAFPV, via the exons ATGAAATTGGAGGCTCTGCCCAAGGGGTTCCGCTTCCGGCCCACGGACGAGGAGCTCGTCAACCATTATTTGAGGCTCAAGATCAACGGCCGCCATTCCGCTGTTGATGTCATCCCTGAGATCGACGTCTGTAAATGGGAGCCCTGGGATCTCCCTG CACTCTCCGTTGTAAAATCCGATGACCCAGAATGGTTTTTCTTTTGCCCCCGCGataaaaaatatccaaatgGGTATCGTTCTAATAGAGCCACAGAAGCTGGTTACTGGAAAGCAACAGGAAAGGATCGTACCATAAAATCTCGCAAGTCATCCTCCGAAGGTCACTCCCACTCACATGTGATTGGAATTGGATTGAAGAAAACTCTAGTGTTTTATAGGGGTCGTGCTCCAAAGGGTGAACGGACAAATTGGATAATGCACGAGTATCGTGCCACTGAGCCAGATCTTAATGGCACTGCTCCTGGACAG GGTGACTATGTCCTATTCCGCTTGTTCCACAAGGCAGATGAGAGGCTTGACAATTGGAAATGCAGTGGAGTCAAACATATGGGCTCAGTCCCTTGTACATATAAATCTTCTCCGGATGATGTATCTTCAGATGTGTTTCGAGAGACATCAATGCTGGATATGCAAATGGTTGAGGAATCGGAAGAGGTAAAGAAGTGGTTGAAAGATCCAGCTGATTGTCAGACTCCTACTAACCTAGCACCTGTTGAAAGCTGTGTATCTGATGGTATTGATCATTCAGGAGAAGAAACAGCAATGGAG GTGTCTCTGCCTCTGCAAACCAATTCAATGTCGGAAGGAGCCACATACAATCAATTTAATAACGTGGACTTAGGTGCCCTTCACTCACACAGTTATGAAGATTTGGTGTCTCCCATTGGTTCACCCTTTGCTGCTGACTTTGGCTATGAAAGAAATGGATTTCATTTCCAAGATGGCACTTCTGAACCGGATGCATCCCTTTCAGAGCTATTGAAAGGCCTTCAAAACCATGGAAACTGCTTCTACGAAGCCTCCACTAACCACAAGACCTATGATCCGAGCGAGAACTTTTTTCCTAGCTACATTGATGATCCAATGCATGCACCACTTGCAATTTGTCAG GATGACCAATGTCCAAGCTTTTCCACCGATCATTCCCCTTCTTGCCATGCTGCTGAAGAAATGGATTCTTTAGCAAATACATTTGGAGGATCATTCCTTAGACGAATTGAGACATTTTGCTACCCTATTTCAGGCAAAGATGATAATTTCCCTGTTAGTGAAACTGGAATCAAGATTCGATCTCGCCAGCCACGAAATCCACCAAATTTGATGAACTATGCATCCCAGGGAACTGCTCCAAGGCGATTGCGCCTTTGGTTGAGTCCCAGACCAGAGTCCAAGTATAACGACAGATCCAAGGACGATGAATCACAATCACTTAGCAAACAG GATGCCGAGATTGCCCATAAAAGTGATCCAAACTTAGCCACAAAACATGGACAAAACAGCAGGGTGAGAACGCCCTCGCCTAAAAAATCAGGACTCCTATCTGTTCGCGGAGGTGCAGGCGCTATGAAAGTGTATGTCGTGGGTGTATACATAGCTATAATCCTATCAGTTCTTATTGGGATATGGATAAGCCCCAAGCTGCAGCTCTACAAG GTGACTGAGCCACATGCTTTTCCTGTATAA
- the LOC125220216 gene encoding uncharacterized protein LOC125220216: MFDEYLHIGSDGYARVSTRVSENIGQHRLYALGWKNCPAAWKGVYTTGFKAGSNNDINVLQSSPLFNDQCLGVGLTASFITNGNQHNMGYYFADGIYPMWLVFAKTIKCETEEKKIDFASRQEAARKDVERAFGVLQARWAAVKGPSWLWCIDCVG, encoded by the exons atgttcgacgaatacctccacatcg GCTCTGATGGATATGCACGGGTCTCAACACGGGTTTCTGAGAATATTGGGcaacatagattgtatgcattgggctGGAAGAACTGCCCCGCCGCCTGGAAAGGGGTGTACACTACCGGTTTCAAGG CCGgatcgaacaacgacatcaacgtcctccagtcatcgccccttttcaacgacCAGTGCTTGGGCGTTGGTCTGACCGCCAGTTTCATCACCAACGGCAACCAGCACAATATGGGCTATTATTttgcggatgggatataccctatGTGGCTCGTCTTCGCGAAGACAATCAAATGCGAAacagaagaaaagaagatcGATTTTGCGAGTCGTCAGGAGGCAGCACgaaaggatgtggagcgggcaTTTGGTGTACTCCAAGCTCGATGGGCAGCAGTGAAGGGTCCATCATGGCTGTGGTGTATTGACTGCGTCGGTTGA